The genomic stretch AGGTGCCCTTTGAGGAGGCCCAGGACCTGGTCCTCACCGCCTTCCACCGCTTCTCCCCCGAGGTGGGAAGGATTGCCTGGGAGTTCTTCGAAAAGCGCTGGATCGATGTCTACCCCAGGCCGGGCAAGCGGGGTGGGGCCTTCTGTTCTGGCGGGCTTCCCTCCACCCACCCCTACGTCCTCCTCAACCACACCGACGACCTGGACGCCGCCCACACCCTGGCCCACGAGCTTGGGCACGGGGTGCACTTCTACCTGGCCAGAAAGCAACGCCTCCTGAACTTCGGGGCCTCCACCCCCCTGGCGGAAACCGCCAGTGTCTTTGCGGAGATCCTCCTGGACGACCTCCTCTTGGAAAGGCTTTCCCCGGAGGAACGCACCCTGCTTTTGGCCGAGAGGGTGGAGGATGCCATCGGCACCCTCTTCCGCCAGGTCATGTACACCTTCTTTGAGCGAAGGAGCCTCGAGGCCCGCCGGGAAGCCGCCCTTTCCCCCGAGGCCTTCCACGGGATCTGGCAGGAGGAGCAAGGAAGGCTTTACGGGGATGCCGTGGAGTGGACGGAGCTGGACCAAGCGGCCTGGGCCGGCATTCCCCACTTCGTCCATTACCGCTTCTACACTTACAGTTACGCCCTTGGGTATCTGGTGGTGCTGGCCCTCTACGGCAAGTACCAGGAGGAGGGAAAGGCCTTCGTGCCCAAGTACCTGGGGATCCTCGAGGCGGGGGAAAGCCAAAGCCCCAAGGAGATTCTGGCCCAAGCCGGGGTGGACCTGGCCTCCGAGGCCTTCTTCCAGTACGGCTTCGGGGTCCTGGAGTCTTGGCTAAAGGCCCTTCCCTAAGCCAGAATAAGGGGATGGACCTCGTCTTTCGCCCCGGGCGCTACCCCTACCTCACCCAGGACCTTCCCGGCGTGGGGGGTACGATCCGCCTCCTTCCCCAAGACTTCCAGGTGGAGGAGGTGCCCGCCTACCTGCCCAGCGGGGAAGGGGAACACCTCTACTTCCTCCTGGAGAAGGAAGGCCTAACCACCCGCCAGGTGGTGGAGTTTCTGCGGGACGAGGTGGGGGTCCCGGAAAAGGAGATCGGGGTAGCGGGGCTGAAGGACAAGCGCGCCAAAACCCGCCAGTGGTTCTCCATCCCCCGCAAACACGAGGATGCCCTGTGCTTGCTGGAAAACCTTAAGGGAACTCGGGTTTTGGAAGCCAACCTGCACACCAACAAGCTGCGCACGGGCCATCTCAAGGGAAACCGCTTCCGTATTCTCATACGCGGGGCCCACGATGTGGAGAGAGCCCGGGCCATCCTGAAGACCCTCGAGGCCAAGGGCATTCCCAACTACTACGGCCCCCAGCGCTTTGGCCTCGGGGGGCAGAACCCGGTCAAGGGCTATGAGCTGGTGAAGAAGGGTAAGGGAAGGGGAAACCCCTGGCTTAAGCGCTTCCTGATTGGAAGCCTGCAAAGCCTTCTCTTCAACGACTGGGTGGCCCTAAGGATGGAAAGGGGGCTTTACGACCGGGTCATCCCCGGGGACTGGGCCAAGAAGCACGCCACCGGAGGGGAGTTTCTGGTGGAACGGGAAGAGGAGGCGGAAAGGGCCTTGAGGCTGGAAATCAGCGCCACCGGGCCCCTCTTCGGCAAGAAGTACCCGGAGGCCCAGGGGGAGGCCAGGGCCCTGGAGGACGAGATCCTGGCCCGCTATGACCTGAAGCGGGAGGAGTTCCGCGCCCGCCGGGGGGCAAGGAGGCCCATCCGCATCCCCCTTACGGAGTGGACCCTGGAGGAAACCCCAGAAGGGCTCTGGCTAACCTTCTTTCTTCCCAAGGGCAGCTACGCCACCAGCCTCTTAAGGGAAGTGATGAAGGTGGAAGTGGATGCTCCGGAAGAGGAAGAAGCCCTGGGAGAGGGCTAAACCCTCCCCCAGCCCTGGGCAGCCGTTAGAAGCGGTAGCCCACCTTGAGCTGGGCCGCCAGCTTATTTCCCGCAAGGCCTAAGTCCCCACCCAGGAAGAAGGGAGCCCCCAGGGTGGTCTTCAGGTCGTACTCGGCATCCGCCCGGAAGTAGAGGCTGGTGTTGCCAAACTGAAAACCAGGAACGGCCACACCCATCCCCACCCCTGCCTGCAGGCTCTCGGCCAGGGGGTAGAGGTAGCGGAAGAGGAAGGCTCCGTTCCAGTTTCCGTTCACGTTATAGGCGATATCCAAAACCGGCCGCACCTCCCCCACAGGAGGCTGGAAGAGCTGGCAGTGCCAGGAGGCCTCGAGGCCAAAGCCCTGGGTACCCCCTACCGCCGCTAGGGAGGGCTTTAAGTTCTCCACGGAAAACTGCGCCAAGCCCAAACCAAATAGCGCTGCCAAAACACCCAGAATCCTCCGCATAGCGCACCTCCCATGTGCATGCTACCCTACATCCTTGGCGCTTTGCAAGCCCTTCTCTAAATGTTCTCCAGAAAATACTCTATACCCCCTCTCCCTAAGCACCTCTCCCACCGCCTTCCCTACTCCCCGGACCAGGATGGGAGGGGAACCTAGGTTGAGCATGACCAGAAAGCCCACCACGTACTCAGCGAGCTCCTCCGGGGCCATCCTGGGCCCGCCCGTGCGGCCGTAGCCTGGGAGGTCCAAAAGATAGAAGGTATACCCCTCCGGAAGATCCTCGGGCCAAGCCCTTGCCTCCTCCGCCAGGAGGAGCACCCCTGGACCCCTTCCCACCCGGTCGAAAACCAGGTTGAGCCCATAGAGGTGAAGGTACCCCGTCCGCCTCATAGGGCAAGGCCTCCGAGCAAGGGACGGAAAGTTTCCCCCAGGAGAAAATCCGCCACCAGGTCCACCACTTCCTCCCTTGCCTCCCAGGGCACCAGGTGACCTGCCTCCTCCAAGGTGAAGCGCAACGCCTCCCCCTTGGCGAAGTCCGCCACCTCCTTGCCGTAAAAAGGCGGGGTAAAGGCATCCCAGGCCCCCTGGACCACCAGAGTCCGGGCCTCCGTGCCCCTAAGCCAGCGACGCTCGTCGGAAAGCCCTTCCAAAAGGGCCAGCCAGGCCCGTATCCCTTCCTCCGAAAGCCCTTCCTTCCAGGCGGCGAAGATCTCCTCGCTCCCCACCGCCCTTGGGCCGAAGAAGAGGGCCCGGCCCACCTGGGCAAACCCCTCCTTCCCCCGGGCCTCGAGGCCCAGCCTTAAGGCCACAAGCTTGGCGGAAAGAAGGGCATCCCGCCGTAGGATGGGGGAAAGGAGCACCAGGCTTCTTGCCCCTTCCTGGAAGGCCACCTTCAACGCAGCAAGGGCTCCTTCCGCAAAGGCGATCAGGTGAAGCCCCTCCTCCGAGGGAAGGTCCAGGAAAAACTCCAGCCCCGCAGGGGGGGAGAGAAGCCCAGGAAAAAGCCGTATCTCGCCCACGCCCCCTTTATACTCCAAGGCATGGAAGGAAGGACCATTCCCCAGCGGGAAACCCTGGATGCCACCTTGGGGGTGCGCTACCTGAAGTTGGAAAAGGAGGAGGTGGTGGCCGAGCTGGAGGTGACCCCCAGGGTGCACCAGCCCTTTGGCTTCCTCCACGGGGGAGCCACGGTGGCCCTGGCGGAAAGCGTGGCCAGCGTGGGGGCATTCCTCAACTGCCCGCCGGGGCATGCCGCCTTCGGCCTGGAGATCAACTGCAACCACATCCGCAGGAAAAGCCAGGGCACCATCCGGGCCGTGGGCAAGCCCCTGCACCTGGGCCGCACCACCCAGGTGTGGGAGGTCAAGGTCTACGACGAGGAGGAAAAACTGGTGGCGGCAAGCCGGTGCACCCTGGCGGTGGTGCCCCTAGAACCAAGAGCGTAGCCAGCGAAGCCAGTTCTCCCCCAGGAACGCCTCGTCCCCTAAGGACCAAAGGTCTCGGTGGCGGTCCAGTCCCAGGGGAACCGCCTCGAGGCCGAATCCCCCATCCCAGTCCGTGCCCAAGCCCACCCTCTTGGGGCCCAGGAGGGCTTCCGCATGGGCCTTGTGGCGGAGAAAAGCCTCCAGGGGAAGCCTGGGATCGCCCCGCTTCCAACCGGGGTCCAAGAAGGCGTTGAAGGGCACCAAGCCCAAAACCCCATCCCGCTTCCTTAGGGCCTCCATGAGCC from Thermus antranikianii DSM 12462 encodes the following:
- the truD gene encoding tRNA pseudouridine(13) synthase TruD, with the protein product MDLVFRPGRYPYLTQDLPGVGGTIRLLPQDFQVEEVPAYLPSGEGEHLYFLLEKEGLTTRQVVEFLRDEVGVPEKEIGVAGLKDKRAKTRQWFSIPRKHEDALCLLENLKGTRVLEANLHTNKLRTGHLKGNRFRILIRGAHDVERARAILKTLEAKGIPNYYGPQRFGLGGQNPVKGYELVKKGKGRGNPWLKRFLIGSLQSLLFNDWVALRMERGLYDRVIPGDWAKKHATGGEFLVEREEEAERALRLEISATGPLFGKKYPEAQGEARALEDEILARYDLKREEFRARRGARRPIRIPLTEWTLEETPEGLWLTFFLPKGSYATSLLREVMKVEVDAPEEEEALGEG
- a CDS encoding alpha/beta fold hydrolase, giving the protein MRRTGYLHLYGLNLVFDRVGRGPGVLLLAEEARAWPEDLPEGYTFYLLDLPGYGRTGGPRMAPEELAEYVVGFLVMLNLGSPPILVRGVGKAVGEVLRERGYRVFSGEHLEKGLQSAKDVG
- a CDS encoding alpha/beta fold hydrolase; translation: MGEIRLFPGLLSPPAGLEFFLDLPSEEGLHLIAFAEGALAALKVAFQEGARSLVLLSPILRRDALLSAKLVALRLGLEARGKEGFAQVGRALFFGPRAVGSEEIFAAWKEGLSEEGIRAWLALLEGLSDERRWLRGTEARTLVVQGAWDAFTPPFYGKEVADFAKGEALRFTLEEAGHLVPWEAREEVVDLVADFLLGETFRPLLGGLAL
- a CDS encoding PaaI family thioesterase; its protein translation is MEGRTIPQRETLDATLGVRYLKLEKEEVVAELEVTPRVHQPFGFLHGGATVALAESVASVGAFLNCPPGHAAFGLEINCNHIRRKSQGTIRAVGKPLHLGRTTQVWEVKVYDEEEKLVAASRCTLAVVPLEPRA